A window from Planctomycetota bacterium encodes these proteins:
- a CDS encoding nucleoside-diphosphate kinase — protein sequence MQTTLIILKPDAVQRGLMGQVLARFEAKGLAVVGAKFMKVPVDIAKKHYAEHDGKPFFQSLIDFITSTPVLVLAIRGREAVAVCRKLIGATDGANADPGTLRGDFGISKAMNLVHGSDSLESAHRELALWFAPGEIVEYDRAVQKWIDG from the coding sequence ATGCAAACCACGCTCATCATCCTCAAACCCGACGCAGTGCAACGCGGCCTGATGGGCCAGGTGCTCGCGCGATTCGAAGCCAAGGGCCTCGCCGTCGTCGGCGCCAAGTTCATGAAAGTCCCCGTCGATATCGCCAAAAAGCACTACGCCGAGCACGACGGCAAGCCGTTCTTTCAGAGCTTGATCGACTTCATCACGTCCACGCCCGTGCTGGTTCTCGCCATCCGTGGCCGCGAAGCCGTCGCCGTCTGCCGCAAACTCATCGGCGCCACCGACGGCGCCAACGCCGACCCCGGCACTCTCCGCGGCGATTTCGGAATCAGTAAAGCCATGAACCTCGTGCACGGCTCCGACTCCCTCGAATCCGCCCACCGCGAACTGGCCCTCTGGTTCGCACCCGGCGAAATCGTCGAATACGACCGCGCGGTTCAGAAGTGGATCGACGGGTAA
- a CDS encoding menaquinone biosynthesis decarboxylase yields the protein MTYPTLRDFIDALDAAGELHRIAAPVSPILEITEITDRISKSPAPSTSPVAAVTDPRHHTLGGKALLFSNVAGSSMPLAINTFGSYRRMEMALGCTDGGFESLAERIGELVKPEPPVGIMEKMKKGLELAKIAGLAPKVVKSGLCQQVVKTGNDVNLFDLPIIKCWPDDGNPRKFGYPYDLQLPGEGRYITFGGVYTIHPDDAGKDGPRPSRNIGMYRAQLLDRNKTAMHWHIHHDGARHWRAWKKLGRSGGMPCAIAFGGESVLPYAATAPLPPGISELLMAGFLNQRAIELVPCKTIDLHVPANAEIVIEGFVSTECGPIGYDPRISNSTLPTPHSPLDPNHEVFEGPFGDHTGFYSLPDRYPLFTITAVTHRRNPIYPTTIVGLPPQEDYYMGKATERLFLPLLRTLVPDILDYDLPMFGACHNCAFIKIRKEYPLQARRVMHAIWGAGQMAWTKLIVVVDEDVNVHDHEDVLFHLCANCDPARDTELVTGPLDILDHAAPRLGAGHKMGFDATKKIPGEEAKGHPLRDYPTRLEMSAVVKAKIDRRWKEFGLD from the coding sequence ATGACCTACCCCACCCTCCGCGACTTCATCGACGCTCTCGACGCCGCCGGCGAACTGCATCGCATCGCCGCCCCGGTTTCCCCCATTCTTGAAATCACCGAGATCACCGACCGCATCAGTAAGTCCCCCGCCCCCTCGACCTCCCCCGTCGCCGCCGTCACCGATCCGCGTCATCACACGCTCGGGGGCAAGGCCCTGCTCTTCTCGAACGTCGCCGGCTCGTCCATGCCGCTTGCCATCAACACCTTCGGCTCCTATCGCCGCATGGAGATGGCGCTCGGTTGCACGGACGGCGGGTTCGAATCGCTCGCCGAGCGCATCGGCGAACTCGTCAAGCCCGAGCCGCCCGTCGGGATCATGGAGAAGATGAAGAAGGGACTCGAACTGGCCAAGATCGCCGGCCTCGCGCCCAAGGTCGTCAAGTCCGGCCTCTGCCAGCAAGTCGTCAAAACCGGCAACGATGTCAATCTCTTCGACCTGCCCATCATCAAATGCTGGCCCGACGACGGAAACCCCCGGAAGTTTGGCTACCCGTACGACCTGCAACTTCCGGGGGAAGGCCGCTACATCACCTTCGGCGGCGTCTACACGATTCACCCCGACGACGCCGGAAAGGACGGTCCGCGCCCAAGCCGCAACATCGGCATGTACCGCGCCCAACTCCTCGACCGCAACAAGACGGCGATGCACTGGCACATCCACCACGATGGCGCCCGCCACTGGCGCGCCTGGAAAAAACTCGGCCGTTCCGGGGGCATGCCCTGCGCCATCGCCTTCGGCGGCGAGAGTGTGTTGCCCTACGCCGCCACCGCCCCCCTGCCCCCCGGCATTTCCGAGTTGCTCATGGCTGGCTTCCTCAACCAGCGCGCCATCGAACTCGTCCCCTGCAAAACCATCGACCTCCACGTCCCCGCCAACGCCGAGATCGTCATCGAGGGCTTCGTCTCCACCGAATGCGGCCCCATCGGTTATGACCCGCGCATCTCCAACTCCACACTCCCCACTCCCCACTCCCCACTCGATCCCAACCACGAAGTGTTCGAAGGCCCCTTCGGCGATCACACCGGCTTCTACTCCCTCCCTGATCGCTATCCGCTCTTCACCATCACCGCTGTCACCCACCGACGCAATCCGATTTACCCGACGACAATCGTCGGCCTCCCCCCGCAGGAAGACTATTACATGGGCAAGGCCACCGAGCGCCTCTTCCTGCCGCTCCTCCGCACGCTCGTCCCCGACATCCTCGACTACGACCTGCCCATGTTCGGCGCCTGCCACAACTGCGCCTTCATCAAAATCCGCAAGGAATACCCGCTGCAAGCCCGCCGCGTCATGCACGCCATCTGGGGCGCCGGCCAAATGGCCTGGACCAAACTCATCGTCGTCGTCGATGAAGACGTCAACGTCCACGACCACGAAGACGTCCTGTTCCACCTCTGCGCCAACTGCGACCCCGCCCGCGACACCGAACTCGTCACCGGCCCCCTCGACATCCTCGACCACGCCGCCCCCCGCCTCGGCGCGGGCCACAAAATGGGCTTCGACGCCACCAAAAAAATCCCCGGCGAAGAAGCCAAAGGCCACCCCCTCCGCGACTACCCCACACGCCTCGAAATGTCAGCAGTTGTTAAGGCGAAGATTGATCGACGGTGGAAGGAATTCGGACTCGACTAA
- a CDS encoding addiction module toxin, HicA family: MKYRDLIRRLTDDGWRHVRTTGSHLHFQHPTKPGTLTVPGGGKNNRDVAPGTLRAILRQAGLQ, encoded by the coding sequence ATGAAATACCGCGATCTGATTCGCCGCTTGACTGACGATGGTTGGCGTCATGTACGAACGACCGGCAGTCATCTGCACTTTCAGCACCCCACCAAACCGGGCACGCTGACGGTCCCTGGCGGCGGCAAGAACAATCGCGATGTCGCGCCCGGTACATTGCGAGCCATTCTCCGGCAGGCCGGTCTTCAGTGA